The nucleotide sequence CCACAATTTCAGGCATACCCGAATACATGATCCCTCCATTATTCTTGACCGAGAACCGGATATTCATGTCCTCTTCCTGGTAATAGTTTGGTTCGATCGAGATATCATCCACACCAATGTTAAGATCATCACTACTTGCTGAGATGATCTCTTCCAGCCAGACACCACTGTTGTCCTCTGCATCGAATACCTGATTAACCTTGAAGTTCACAGCCTCATCCCCATTTTCAAAATAAAGGGATACTGTCTCACCTTCTGTTCCCACAGATGAGTCTACGGTCTCTCCGAATTTGCTTAAGCTGAAAAATGCTTTTCCGTTTGCGGTATCTTCAAGGCGGAGTGTGTATGTAGAGTCGATGTTGGTAGAGGGATTGGTGGAGGTGAGGTTGAGTTCGTTGATGTAGCCGGAGGCATTTTCCATGGTTATGGGGCGGAGGTAGAAGTTGTCGAAGTAGCTGGTGGTTTGATAGGTAGCAAAACCCACTTTTCCTTCTGGATTTGTATCTTTGAATTCAGTGGTAATTGCGAGATTGTTGTCGTAATATAAATAAATTTTTTTGTTTATACGAACTACTTTGATATGGTGCATTTGTGGATAATTGAAATCGATGGAGGTGTTAACAGATGAATTTATGTGTGTTATAGTATTGAAAAGGATGGACTCCTTTACTTCTCCAGTATAAATTGTATCCACGTGTTTTCCTTGCTGATTATCATCTTGTATCCAAAATGTAGCATAATCATCACTATTTTCATAGTAAAATATAAATCCTGGCAAAGCAAAACCCTGAATAATGGTGTCATTTGCAGTAAAATCAAATTGGCACATATATTGTGTACCATCCCACTGGTCAAAAATTAAACCAGTTCGACTTGCGGTAACTGATATCATTCCATTTATGATAGTCCATGTGTCTGGAGTAGTTGAGAACCATTGAGATGTTTGAAGTGTAGTTGTATTGAAATCATCACTATATTCTTCTTGTGCTGAGGATAACTCAGCACCCATTACAAAGAAAAGAATGATTAATAAGACTTTCATTGAGTTAGAACAATTCATGCTACCTCCTTAACCATGTCGAAGTTTTTTTCAGCCAACCCATGGTTAGATAAACTAATATTCCTAATACTGTTAATCCTGATACAATTGAACCAACATAAAAATATGATTGTGGGCGGAAATAAAGTGTCAAATCTAAATTAATACTCCCATCATTATTTCTAATGTAATTGTCTTCTGAAAATTCATCTTGTATATATTTTGGATCTATTAAAAAAGAATTCAACAGGGCATCATTTTCAAAATGAACTTCATCACTTATAAAATAATTTTTATCCATTAGTGCAATAAACCAATTAAATTCTCCAACTTTTAATTTCCAATCAGGGTGATACCTATCTGAAAAATGTAAATAAATTGGTTCGGATATATTTTTTAATTGTATTTCATACTGAGTTGGATTTTTCATTTGAAATTCAATATCTTGAAACGGGATCTGCTTATAAATAGTTTCATTTTCTGAGGTATAATATATGTGTGGTCTATAATCTTTGTTTTCATAAACAACAATATCTTTTGTTCCAATATCTATTTTTTTAAGGTAATCGATTTGTTCTAGTTCATTTAAGTAATATGTACGCTTGCCATAATGTATAAAAAAATCATCATCGTTATTTATATCTTGTATCGGTAAAATAACATATTTGATTGAACTAGTATCAAGAAGTTTATCAGAATAAGGTTGTTTTAAGATATTCATAGTCTGATTTTCAATAGAATCACTAGCACTGACTTGACCATCATTTTTTAGAATCTTATCCCAAGAAGATTGCAATGTTTGTATGTTACTTACTTTTGGATGAGTACTTGTATAAGTACTCCATCGAGAATCGGTTGGAACCCACAAAGTGCGGAAGAAATCGGGTTGCTTCTGAATAAACTCATTGGCAACAGGATAATCTTTTGGAATTTCTCGGGCCACAAAAGTTGCCCCAAATTCACCAGTTATTAGGGGGTTTGCATTCCATACAAATAAAAGCGCAATGCAAATAGTTATGAAAGATTTACCATAAGTTTGCCATTTTTTCTCACTCCACTTTGTCCATAACCAAGCTACAAAAGACCCTATCAATATAGAATAGCCAAATACGATTACGAAATAAAATTTACTTGCCTCACGAAATGCATTGAAACCTGGCATATTATTATATAACCATGGGTATAAATCTGGAAAAGGTTCTCCAACTTGTTTTGTAAGCAGTATTCCAATAAGTGCCATTATTGCAAAGAACAACACATTTTGATTTTTTCGGTTCAACAATAACCCCATAAAAGCTAAAATTGGAATTAAATAAAAATAAATTGGAATCGGTTGAACGATAAATACACTGATTGATTCTCCAGTCCAAAATCTGTGAAATAGTGCTATCGCACTATTTATATCAAAAAATTCATTTCCAAATAGTCCTCGACTGAATATTTCATTACTTATTAATGAATTGGTGGCAGTCAATGGTAAAATCCATGGCAAATTTAGTAAACCTATAATGCTAAGAGATAAGATCCAATATAAAAAATTCTGATATTCATGTTTATTTATAAATCGGTATATAAGAAATAAATTGATAATCCATACACTTATATAAAAAATTCTGAATTCATATGCAGATAAAATTACACCACAGATTAATAATCTCAAAAAATCGTTTCTCTCATACCCTTCTACAAAGAAACTGTATGCATAATAGAAAAATATTAAAAGAAGACTATCAGCAATCAACACAAAAAGATGTCCTGTTTGAAGCGTTAGAGTATATGTATTAAATAAAACAATGATAGCGGAAATGGCTGCTGCAGGTCTTGATTTAAGTATCTTTAATGATAAAAAGTAGGCTACAATCGGAGTTACTATAAGGTATGGCCATAATAGCAACATTCTTAATGCAAAATTATATCCAATTCCTATATTCGCTAAAATTCCATATAAGAATTGGATAGGGTAATAGCTAGCCGTAAGCAAAACGTTACCTAAACCCACATTATTGTTATATATCAAAAAAGAATTAAATAATAATTCTTTTTGAGTGTCTAATAACCAAACCCCAGCGTCACCATGAGTGATAAATCCGTCATTAAAGACCCACACCCAGTGGGTAATAATATTTATTAGTATGACAAAGTTCAGACACCAATGTCTTTTCATAAATTGTTTAATATTTTGAATCATATTTTTGGGATTGCAACTATAATTATATGGATACTTAATATCTTTCTTAAAAAAGATGCATTGTGTACAACTGACCCTAGAAAATTGGCAGCACCTTGCACTTTAATCACGTTATAGCCGGAAGATGAGATTAAGTCTTTGGATGTCTTAAAGGTATAAAAGTGCAAATGAGTTGAATCCATTACACCGTAGTCACTATAATCGAATTTTCCCAGTAACAGATTTAAACGTACTCTCCAAAGAGCTATATTAGGTAATGATACAATAATCCTGCCTTGAGATTTAAGGTATTGTTTAAAATGTTTCAATACTTTGTCTGGATATAGTAGATGTTCTAGCACGTCACCAAAAACGATCACATCAAATTTTTGGCTAAAAATCGGATTTATAGGGAGATTATTTAGGTCAACCAATTTTACTTCTGCACAGGTTTCTTTAGCTTTGAAAAGTGCTTGGCAATTAGCATCAATTCCCCACACATCATTATTAGGTATATGCTTAGCTAAATACCCTTCTGAACATCCTACATCTAAAACAATTTCTCCTTGCTGAATTTCGGAAATAATAGTGGCGATGGAACCATTACGAGGGAGTTCTGAAGGAGCTTTGTATTGTTTAATAATTATACCACCGATTTAATTTTTTTGTTTAATTATATTTTTTAGTTGTCTTTCAGAAAGTAAAAAAGATTCTTTATTAATAAGCATTTTTAATTTTAACACAATAAATCTTGTAATATTAATTAAAATTGAGGGCATTATAATAGCAATATAATATGAAATTTTTAATTTTTTAGAGTTTCTTGCAATTGAAGACATTTCGCAAAAATTATTGTAGTTATATGATACTTTTTTATTTCCTACAATACTTTTTTCCTTAAGAAGCATTAATAAAGAGCGATTCGTTAAGTCATTTGCAAGAAAATCATCATTATAATTGAAACTATACATTTGTTTCAAACGATTAAAAATTTCAAATAATTCAATATTACCATGTTTTTCTCCTCCTTTTATTCTTTGGTTTTTTATCGCATAAAATCCTAATTGTTCTCTATGAGCTCGTCCAGCAATTAAAAAATCAGATATACCAAAAGAATCATACTGGTTGAGGAT is from Methanococcoides sp. AM1 and encodes:
- a CDS encoding class I SAM-dependent methyltransferase, giving the protein MGGIIIKQYKAPSELPRNGSIATIISEIQQGEIVLDVGCSEGYLAKHIPNNDVWGIDANCQALFKAKETCAEVKLVDLNNLPINPIFSQKFDVIVFGDVLEHLLYPDKVLKHFKQYLKSQGRIIVSLPNIALWRVRLNLLLGKFDYSDYGVMDSTHLHFYTFKTSKDLISSSGYNVIKVQGAANFLGSVVHNASFLRKILSIHIIIVAIPKI